One Cheilinus undulatus linkage group 22, ASM1832078v1, whole genome shotgun sequence DNA window includes the following coding sequences:
- the plin2 gene encoding perilipin-2: MAAAVVIPNQNVVERVSSLPLVSSTYGLVSSVYCNTKGTHPYIKTVCEAAEQGVRNITSVVVTTASPIIYKLEPQIAIANDLACKGLDKIEKTLPILHQPSEQIVSSAKGVVTNAKDAVTGKVSDAKDSVSDTLTSAVEKTRGAVHNGMEKTRAVVSGSMITVLESRVVQLVSSGVDTALSTSENLVEQYLPLTEDELEMEAKNVVGFDNKETSYYVRLGSLSAKLRKRAYNRAMARIQDGKQRSRKFIAELNATVDLIQYGRKNIDGANQMVNEKLSSLMGWKSSDSNQDGHEAELIESRTLALAHSLTVQLQTTCVGLVSSLQGLPKHIQQEALSLSRSATHVYSSFSKAKVLGDLPDSVLTGSKVHLSKMKNSLDNVMDYLVNNTPLNWLVGPFYPRIESAPSSSCTQATPSSSPSNQTQREEPMEVEMQSLHSEQQ, encoded by the exons ATGGCAGCAGCTGTGGTTATCCCAAATCAG AATGTGGTGGAGAGGGTAAGCAGCCTCCCTTTGGTGAGCTCCACCTATGGCCTGGTGTCCAGCGTGTACTGCAACACCAAGGGCACCCACCCTTACATCAAGACTGTGTGTGAGGCTGCTGAGCAAGGCGTCCGCAACATCACCTCTGTGGTCGTCACCACAGCTTCACCCATCATTTACAAGCTGGAGCCTCAAA TTGCCATTGCTAATGACCTTGCTTGTAAGGGTTTGGACAAGATTGAGAAAACCCTGCCAATTCTTCACCAGCCATCTGAGCAG ATTGTGTCCAGTGCTAAGGGTGTGGTAACCAATGCTAAAGATGCTGTGACGGGCAAAGTGTCCGATGCTAAGGACTCCGTTTCAGACACTCTGACTAGTGCTGTGGAAAAGACCCGGGGTGCAGTGCACAACGGGATGGAGAAGACCAGGGCTGTTGTCAGTGGGAGTATGATCACAGTGCTGGAAAGCAGAGTGGTCCAGCTGGTCAGCAGCGGAGTGGACACTGCCCTCAGTACCTCTGAGAACCTGGTGGAGCAGTATCTGCCCCTGACAGAGGACGAGCTAG agatggaggcaAAAAACGTGGTTGGCTTCGACAACAAGGAGACCAGCTACTATGTCCGTCTTGGTTCGCTCTCCGCCAAACTCAGGAAGCGGGCATACAACCGGGCCATGGCCAGGATACAAGATGGCaagcagagaagcaggaaattTATTGCTGAGCTTAATGCTACTGTTGATCTA ATTCAGTATGGCAGAAAGAATATTGACGGGGCGAACCAGATGGTTAATGAAAAGCTAAGCTCCCTCATGGGGTGGAAGTCCAGTGATTCAAACCAGGATGGTCACGAGGCAGAG CTAATTGAGTCTCGCACCCTGGCCCTGGCTCACTCCCTCACCGTGCAGCTCCAGACCACCTGTGTGGGCCTCGTCTCCAGCCTCCAGGGCCTCCCCAAACACATCCAGCAGGAGGCGCTCTCCCTCAGCCGTTCCGCCACACATGTCTACAGCAGTTTCAGCAAAGCCAAGGTGCTGGGAGACCTCCCTGACAGCGTTCTGACCGGCAGCAAAGTCCACTTGAGCAAGATGAAAAACTCCCTGGACAACGTCATGGATTATCTGGTCAACAACACGCCGCTCAACTGGCTGGTCGGTCCCTTTTACCCTCGCATAGAGTCAGCGCCAAGTTCAAGCTGCACGCAAGCTACGCCCTCCAGCTCTCCCTCGAATCAGACGCAGAGAGAGGAGCCCATGGAAGTCGAGATGCAGTCTCTTCATTCAGAGCAGCAGTAG